From the genome of Pelobates fuscus isolate aPelFus1 chromosome 6, aPelFus1.pri, whole genome shotgun sequence, one region includes:
- the LOC134565833 gene encoding GTP-binding protein Rhes-like, producing the protein MSLSVKEKTSARLVFLGAAGVGKTSLIRRFLQDTFDVKHRHTVEELHSTEYETAGGTEVKIEILDTSGSYEFPAMRKLSMQSGDAFALVYSVDDPDSFERVRRLREEILEVKEEKSPPIVVVGNKKDEAVTQKVLWKEAMSTVELEWNSCLLETSAKENLNVTEVFRALLTEVNLPYRLSPALRRRRETIPNEGNRKPPMNKTNSCSMC; encoded by the coding sequence ATGTCCCTGTCTGTCAAAGAGAAGACAAGTGCAAGGCTTGTGTTCTTGGGAGCGGCAGGAGTGGGGAAGACATCCTTGATTCGCCGTTTCCTCCAGGATACGTTTGACGTGAAGCATAGGCACACTGTGGAAGAGTTGCACAGCACAGAGTATGAAACTGCAGGTGGCACAGAAGTTAAAATTGAAATCTTGGATACCAGTGGGAGTTACGAGTTTCCCGCAATGAGGAAATTGAGCATGCAGAGCGGAGATGCCTTTGCACTTGTTTATTCGGTTGATGACCCAGACAGCTTTGAGAGGGTACGTAGATTACGGGAGGAGATTTTAGAGGTCAAAGAAGAAAAAAGTCCCCCGATTGTTGTAGTAGGGAACAAAAAAGATGAAGCGGTTACCCAAAAAGTGCTTTGGAAGGAAGCAATGTCAACAGTGGAACTGGAGTGGAACAGCTGTTTATTGGAGACATCTGCCAAGGAAAATCTCAATGTGACAGAAGTATTCAGGGCACTGCTGACAGAAGTCAACTTACCTTATCGACTGAGTCCAGCTTTAAGGAGAAGGAGGGAAACCATTCCTAATGAGGGTAATCGCAAACCTCCCATGAACAAAACTAACAGTTGTAGCATGTGTTGA